In Deinococcus sp. QL22, the following are encoded in one genomic region:
- a CDS encoding carbohydrate ABC transporter permease — MTTIPAAATSKPPATAPRKSLGRPGLYIVLIVAALFFLLPIYLLFATALKSPDAINLATTWRWPAALNWASFSEAWAKIGGNLGNSLFLAVVATILAAMMGSLNGYALAKWKFRGANTVFALMLFGMFIPYQAVLIPLFQFIKALGLYGTIWGLILAHVVYGLPITTLIFRNFYADVPDALVEAATIDGAGFWQIYRRVIFPISIPGFVVVIIWEFTQVWNEFLFAATLTNTAAQPVTYALSQLSGGQAVSWNLPMAGAILAALPTLLVYILLGRYFVRGLLAGSVKG; from the coding sequence ATGACCACCATTCCTGCCGCTGCCACCTCCAAACCGCCTGCTACCGCGCCCCGCAAAAGCTTGGGGCGGCCCGGTTTGTATATCGTCCTCATCGTGGCCGCGCTGTTTTTCCTGCTGCCCATTTACCTGCTGTTTGCCACCGCCCTCAAGTCACCCGACGCGATTAATCTGGCGACCACCTGGCGCTGGCCCGCTGCGCTGAATTGGGCCAGTTTCTCCGAGGCGTGGGCCAAAATCGGCGGCAACCTGGGCAACAGCCTGTTTTTGGCCGTCGTTGCCACCATTCTGGCCGCCATGATGGGCAGCCTCAACGGGTACGCCCTCGCCAAATGGAAGTTCCGGGGCGCAAACACTGTCTTCGCGCTGATGCTGTTCGGCATGTTCATTCCCTATCAGGCCGTGCTGATTCCGCTGTTCCAGTTCATCAAGGCGCTGGGGCTGTACGGCACGATCTGGGGCCTGATCTTGGCCCATGTGGTGTACGGTCTGCCCATCACCACCCTCATTTTCCGCAACTTCTACGCCGATGTGCCCGACGCTCTGGTCGAAGCCGCCACCATCGACGGCGCAGGCTTCTGGCAGATCTACCGCCGCGTTATCTTCCCGATCAGCATTCCGGGCTTCGTGGTGGTCATCATCTGGGAATTCACGCAGGTCTGGAATGAATTCCTGTTTGCGGCCACGCTGACCAACACCGCCGCGCAACCCGTCACTTACGCCCTGTCCCAGTTGTCGGGCGGGCAGGCGGTGTCGTGGAATCTGCCGATGGCAGGCGCGATTCTGGCCGCGTTGCCCACGCTGCTGGTGTACATCCTGCTGGGCCGCTACTTCGTGCGCGGCCTGCTGGCCGGAAGCGTGAAGGGCTGA
- the miaB gene encoding tRNA (N6-isopentenyl adenosine(37)-C2)-methylthiotransferase MiaB: MKAHLITYGCQMNEYDTHLVQSQLVSFGAQIVDSVDEADFVLINTCAVRGKPVDKVRSVLGTLRKLKAERPLVIGMMGCLAQLEEGQQIARKFEVDVLLGPGSLLDIGKALESNERFWGLQFKDELHDHIPPPPVGKLQAHLTIMRGCDHHCTYCIVPTTRGPQVSRHPDQILRELDMQLAAGVQEVTLLGQNVNAYGVDGGAKLAGFPSFANLLRMVGRSGIRRIKFTTSHPMNFTEDVAAAMAETPAVCEFVHLPVQSGSNRVLRRMAREYTREEYLHHIANIRKHIPNAVLATDIIVGFPGETEADFEETLSLYDEVGYDSAYMFAYSARPGTPSYKHFEDLPRELKVERLTRLIAKQKEWSARKNAAHVGSIQEVLLRGDAFSEGFLEGHTRGNHPTVVPKVLGITGAGVHRVRINQATPHMMYGTLIDANGNDLPELPRFAPEAAAMVSPLQMA, encoded by the coding sequence ATGAAGGCCCACCTTATTACCTACGGCTGCCAGATGAACGAGTACGACACCCATCTGGTGCAGTCCCAACTGGTCAGCTTCGGCGCTCAGATCGTAGACAGCGTGGACGAAGCCGATTTTGTGCTGATCAATACCTGTGCTGTGCGCGGCAAACCCGTAGACAAGGTTCGCAGCGTGCTGGGCACGCTCCGCAAACTGAAGGCCGAGCGCCCGCTGGTCATCGGCATGATGGGCTGCCTGGCACAACTGGAAGAGGGGCAGCAGATTGCCCGCAAATTTGAGGTGGATGTGCTGCTCGGCCCCGGCAGCCTGCTCGATATCGGCAAGGCGCTGGAGAGCAACGAGCGGTTCTGGGGCCTGCAATTTAAGGACGAGTTGCACGATCATATTCCGCCGCCGCCTGTGGGCAAATTGCAGGCGCACCTGACCATCATGCGCGGCTGCGACCACCACTGCACCTACTGCATCGTGCCGACCACACGCGGCCCGCAGGTGAGTCGCCACCCCGACCAGATTTTGCGCGAGCTGGACATGCAACTGGCCGCAGGCGTGCAGGAAGTGACCCTGCTGGGCCAGAACGTGAACGCCTACGGGGTAGACGGCGGCGCGAAATTGGCCGGGTTTCCCAGCTTTGCCAACCTGCTGAGAATGGTGGGGCGAAGTGGCATCCGGCGCATCAAATTTACGACCAGCCACCCCATGAACTTTACGGAGGACGTGGCCGCAGCAATGGCCGAAACGCCCGCCGTCTGCGAGTTCGTGCATTTGCCGGTGCAAAGTGGCAGCAACCGCGTGCTTCGGCGCATGGCCCGCGAGTATACCCGCGAGGAATATTTGCACCACATCGCCAATATTCGCAAGCACATTCCAAACGCGGTCTTGGCAACAGACATCATCGTGGGCTTTCCCGGCGAAACCGAGGCCGACTTTGAGGAAACGCTGAGTCTCTACGACGAGGTGGGCTACGACAGCGCCTATATGTTCGCGTATTCAGCCCGGCCCGGCACACCCAGTTACAAGCACTTTGAAGACCTGCCGCGTGAACTGAAAGTGGAACGCCTGACCCGCCTGATTGCCAAGCAAAAAGAATGGAGCGCCCGCAAAAACGCCGCCCACGTGGGCAGTATTCAGGAAGTGTTGCTGCGCGGCGATGCCTTTAGCGAGGGTTTTCTGGAAGGCCATACGCGGGGCAATCACCCCACCGTTGTACCCAAGGTGCTGGGGATCACAGGCGCGGGTGTCCACCGGGTTCGAATTAATCAGGCCACCCCGCACATGATGTACGGCACGCTGATTGACGCCAACGGCAACGATTTACCCGAACTGCCGCGCTTTGCCCCGGAAGCGGCAGCGATGGTCAGTCCTTTGCAGATGGCATAA